One Bombina bombina isolate aBomBom1 chromosome 5, aBomBom1.pri, whole genome shotgun sequence DNA segment encodes these proteins:
- the LOC128659887 gene encoding oocyte zinc finger protein XlCOF6-like — protein sequence GVKPFTCTKCGKGFTGKSNLKTHERSHTGEKPFTCTECGKSFAQKSDLKTHERIHTGVKPLTCTECGKGFTEKSNLKTHERIHTGEKPFTCTECGKRFTLMDHLKTHERSHTGVKPFTCTECGKSFTKKSDLKTHERIHTAVKPITCTECGKSFTKKSNLKTHERIHTGEKPFTCRECGTSFSRIENLKTHERSHTGEKPFTCTECGKSFTQKSDLKTHERIHTGVKPITCTECGKSFTKKSNLKTHERIHTGEKLFTCRECGTSFSRIENLKTHERSHTGEKPFTCTECGKSFTQKSDLKTHERIHTGVKPFPCTECGKSFTKKSNLKTHERIHTGEKPFICTECGKGFTENSNLKTHEMIHTGEKPFKCTECGKSFTQKSKLKIHERIHTGEK from the coding sequence ggggtaaagcctttcacatgtacaaagtgtggaaaaggatttacaggaaagagtaatctgaaaactcatgaaaggagtcacacaggggaaaagcctttcacatgtacagagtgtggaaaaagttttgcacaaaagagtgatctgaaaactcatgaaaggattcacacaggggtaaagcctttaacatgtacagagtgtggaaaaggatttacagaaaagagtaatctgaaaactcatgaaaggattcacacaggggaaaagcctttcacatgtacagagtgtggaaaacgttttacactaatggatcatctgaaaacccatgaaaggagtcacacaggggtaaagcctttcacatgtacagagtgtggaaaaagttttacgaaaaagagtgatctgaaaactcatgaaaggattcacacagcgGTAAAGCctatcacatgtacagagtgtggaaaaagttttacaaaaaagagtaatctgaaaactcatgaaaggattcacacaggagaaaagcctttcacatgtagagAGTGTGGAACAAGTTTTTCACGAATAgaaaatctgaaaactcatgaaaggagtcacacaggggaaaagcctttcacgtgtacagagtgtggaaaaagttttacacaaaagagtgatctgaaaactcatgaaaggattcacacaggggtaaagcctatcacatgtacagagtgtggaaaaagttttacaaaaaagagtaatctgaaaactcatgaaaggattcacacaggagaaaagcttttcacatgtagAGAGTGTGGAACAAGTTTTTCACGAATAgaaaatctgaaaactcatgaaaggagtcacacaggggaaaagcctttcacgtgtacagagtgtggaaaaagttttacacaaaagagtgatctgaaaactcatgaaaggattcacacaggggtaaagcctttcccatgtacagagtgtggaaaaagttttacaaaaaagagtaatctgaaaactcatgaaaggattcacacaggagaaaaacctttcatatgtacagagtgtggaaaaggatttacagaaaatagtaatctgaaaactcatgaaatgattcacacaggagaaaagcctttcaaatgtacagagtgtggaaaaagttttacacaaaagagtaaacTGAAAATacatgaaagaattcacacaggagaaaag